One Streptococcus gallolyticus subsp. gallolyticus DSM 16831 DNA window includes the following coding sequences:
- a CDS encoding DUF536 domain-containing protein, which translates to MAIEKTVSELAEILGVSRQAVNNRVKSLPEEDVDKNEKGVTVVNRSGLIKLEEIYKKTIFEDEPIDEETKQRELLEILVDEKNTEITRLYEQLKAKDKQLASKDEQLRVKDVQISEKDKQLDQQQQLTLAAMEDTKRLQLELNEAKAEVEEIQTKSEEKIQEEAAPKGFLARLFGGK; encoded by the coding sequence ATGGCAATTGAGAAAACAGTTAGCGAGCTGGCTGAGATTCTAGGAGTTAGCCGCCAAGCGGTTAACAATCGTGTCAAGAGTCTGCCAGAAGAAGATGTCGATAAAAATGAAAAGGGAGTTACCGTTGTCAACCGAAGTGGCTTGATTAAATTGGAAGAAATCTACAAAAAAACCATTTTTGAAGATGAGCCAATTGATGAAGAAACAAAACAACGCGAACTTTTAGAAATTTTAGTGGACGAAAAAAACACTGAAATTACACGTTTGTATGAGCAGCTCAAAGCTAAGGATAAACAGCTTGCTTCAAAAGATGAACAGCTTCGTGTTAAAGATGTGCAAATTAGCGAAAAAGACAAGCAGCTTGATCAGCAACAACAATTGACGCTTGCTGCCATGGAAGACACAAAGCGCCTTCAGCTTGAACTTAATGAAGCTAAGGCTGAAGTCGAAGAAATTCAAACGAAGTCAGAAGAAAAAATTCAAGAAGAAGCAGCTCCGAAGGGATTCCTAGCGCGTCTTTTTGGTGGAAAATAA
- the pstA gene encoding phosphate ABC transporter permease PstA — protein sequence MENINQRTLKQRAASRRQDFVSFILFGLVYFAAFLSFLVIIFIVGYILVKGVPHLNKALFSFTYTTENVSLLPALINTLFITGLTLLIAIPIGIGGSIYLTEYAKKGNPIVNIIRIATETLSGIPSIIYGLFGALFFVKYVHFGLSLLSGSMTLSIMILPLVMRTTEEALLSVPTSYREGAFALGAGKLRTIFKIVLPSAIPGIFSGIILAVGRIIGESAALIFTAGTVAEVAKNVFSSSRTLAVHMYAISGEGLYINQTYATAVVLLLLVIGINFLSGLVAKRLGSEMDDE from the coding sequence ATGGAAAATATTAATCAAAGAACGTTAAAGCAGAGGGCAGCATCTCGTAGACAAGATTTTGTGTCATTCATCCTTTTTGGTTTGGTCTATTTCGCGGCTTTCTTAAGTTTTTTAGTGATTATTTTTATTGTTGGTTATATTTTAGTCAAAGGTGTTCCACATCTCAATAAAGCTTTATTTTCTTTTACTTATACAACGGAAAATGTTTCGTTACTGCCAGCTCTTATCAATACTTTATTTATCACAGGGTTGACGTTACTTATTGCAATTCCAATAGGTATAGGTGGTTCCATTTATTTAACAGAATATGCTAAGAAAGGTAATCCGATAGTAAATATCATTAGAATTGCTACGGAAACATTATCAGGTATTCCATCAATTATTTATGGATTATTTGGAGCACTTTTCTTTGTAAAATATGTACATTTTGGACTTTCTTTGTTATCGGGTTCGATGACGTTGAGTATTATGATTCTTCCTTTAGTTATGAGAACGACCGAGGAGGCCTTACTTTCGGTTCCAACTAGTTACCGTGAAGGAGCATTTGCGCTTGGCGCTGGAAAATTAAGAACTATTTTTAAAATTGTCCTGCCGAGTGCTATACCAGGAATTTTTTCGGGAATTATTTTGGCAGTTGGTCGTATCATTGGAGAGTCGGCTGCTCTTATTTTTACAGCAGGTACAGTAGCTGAGGTTGCAAAGAATGTATTTAGTTCGTCTCGAACGTTAGCGGTTCATATGTACGCTATTTCGGGTGAAGGTCTTTATATCAATCAAACTTACGCGACAGCGGTTGTTTTATTGCTTTTGGTCATTGGCATTAATTTTTTATCTGGTTTGGTAGCAAAACGTTTAGGAAGCGAGATGGATGATGAGTAA
- a CDS encoding 3'-5' exonuclease, producing the protein MEKLAEYIAFDLEFNTVAEKSHIIQVSAVKFKEGHEVDSFDTYVYTDVPLQSFINGLTGITSEKIANAPKLDEVLADFKTFVGETALVGYNALKSDLPLLAENELDLTELYKVDLYDEAFERRSTDLNGIANLKLTSVAEFLGISGHGHNSLEDARMTALVYEKFMEFDENKSYLNQQEEEHGDNPFAALGGFFS; encoded by the coding sequence ATGGAAAAATTAGCGGAGTACATTGCATTTGATTTGGAATTTAATACGGTTGCTGAGAAAAGTCATATTATTCAGGTTTCAGCAGTAAAATTCAAAGAAGGTCACGAAGTTGACAGCTTTGACACTTATGTTTACACAGATGTGCCATTGCAGTCATTTATTAATGGATTGACGGGTATTACATCAGAAAAAATTGCTAACGCTCCAAAGCTTGATGAAGTGCTTGCTGACTTTAAAACATTCGTTGGAGAGACTGCTTTGGTTGGTTATAATGCGCTAAAATCAGACCTGCCTTTACTTGCTGAAAATGAATTAGACTTGACAGAGCTTTACAAGGTTGATTTGTATGACGAAGCTTTTGAACGTCGTAGCACAGACTTGAATGGAATTGCCAATCTCAAGTTGACAAGTGTTGCTGAATTTTTAGGTATTTCAGGACATGGTCATAATTCACTTGAAGATGCTCGCATGACTGCGCTTGTTTATGAAAAGTTCATGGAATTTGATGAGAATAAATCTTATTTGAATCAGCAAGAAGAAGAGCATGGTGACAATCCTTTTGCAGCTTTAGGTGGCTTTTTTAGCTAA
- the phoU gene encoding phosphate signaling complex protein PhoU gives MIRSKFENQLQELTKNVIFMGALCEDVISKSVQFLKTDDSYLVNNVIKTYQKIEQLERDIEEQCLKLLLRQQPVAKDLRRVSAVLKMVYDMKRIGAQAAEIGEIINQGHIQPGRELDHLQSMVSHVVEMVTISIDAFVHDDESLANQVIQNDNTVDQEFDTIKMDLMTYFSGSDVDGEHAIDVLMVAKYIERIGDHTVNIAKWIIFSITGQLEGDD, from the coding sequence ATGATTCGTTCAAAATTTGAAAATCAATTGCAAGAGTTGACTAAAAATGTTATCTTCATGGGGGCTTTGTGTGAGGATGTTATTTCTAAATCTGTCCAGTTTTTAAAAACTGACGATTCTTACTTGGTTAATAATGTTATTAAAACATATCAGAAAATTGAGCAATTAGAACGTGATATTGAAGAGCAATGTTTGAAATTACTTTTACGGCAGCAACCTGTCGCTAAAGATTTGAGACGTGTTTCGGCAGTTTTGAAAATGGTATATGATATGAAGCGCATTGGCGCACAGGCGGCTGAGATTGGTGAAATTATCAATCAAGGACATATTCAGCCTGGTCGTGAATTAGATCATTTGCAAAGTATGGTTAGTCATGTGGTTGAAATGGTTACGATCAGCATAGATGCTTTTGTTCATGATGATGAATCCTTAGCTAACCAAGTTATCCAAAATGACAATACAGTTGACCAAGAATTTGATACAATAAAGATGGATTTGATGACTTACTTTTCAGGCAGTGATGTAGATGGTGAGCATGCTATTGATGTTCTGATGGTTGCTAAATACATCGAACGCATTGGAGACCACACAGTTAATATTGCTAAGTGGATAATTTTTTCGATTACAGGGCAATTAGAGGGAGACGACTGA
- a CDS encoding MerR family transcriptional regulator — MSRSYTTGDLAKLAGVSVRTVQYYDKRGILSPSDLTEGGRRIYVDSDLEQLRMICFLRELDFSIEQIKRLFAEENARQVLELLLVEHIKETKRELAEKKDKLDTTVNLLDRVKNQTGQSLEFLSDISLTMKNQLAWRRLQKRMWISNLATILIFVLCVAWLASRPQSVVWQGVGIGIVLVYVGTLLTLSYHFSRKIAYICPNCHQLFQPTYREFAFARHTPKTRKLTCPHCHEKSYCLETAKEA, encoded by the coding sequence ATGTCTCGCTCTTATACAACTGGCGATTTGGCGAAGTTGGCAGGTGTTTCAGTTCGCACGGTCCAATATTATGATAAACGTGGTATTTTGTCGCCATCTGATTTGACAGAAGGTGGACGGCGAATCTATGTGGATAGTGATTTAGAACAGTTGCGCATGATTTGTTTTTTACGGGAACTTGATTTTTCAATTGAACAGATAAAACGGCTGTTTGCTGAGGAAAATGCAAGACAAGTTTTAGAGTTATTGCTTGTTGAGCATATCAAGGAAACAAAGCGTGAGCTTGCTGAGAAGAAAGACAAACTTGACACTACTGTCAACTTGCTTGACAGGGTAAAAAATCAAACAGGTCAGTCGCTAGAATTTTTATCAGACATTTCTCTTACCATGAAAAATCAATTAGCTTGGCGTCGTTTGCAAAAACGGATGTGGATTAGTAATCTAGCAACGATTCTTATTTTTGTTCTTTGTGTTGCTTGGCTTGCAAGTCGTCCACAATCTGTTGTTTGGCAAGGTGTTGGTATCGGTATTGTTTTGGTGTATGTTGGCACATTATTAACATTGTCTTATCATTTTTCACGTAAAATAGCTTATATCTGTCCCAATTGCCACCAACTTTTCCAACCAACGTACAGGGAATTCGCATTTGCTCGTCATACTCCTAAAACGCGAAAATTAACTTGCCCACATTGTCATGAAAAATCTTATTGTTTAGAAACAGCAAAAGAAGCTTAA
- the rpsN gene encoding 30S ribosomal protein S14 produces MAKKSKIARYNRQLKLIEQYADLRRELKAKGDYEALRKLPRDSNPNRLKNRDRIDGRPHAYMRKFGVSRINFRDLAHKGQLPGVKKASW; encoded by the coding sequence ATGGCTAAAAAATCAAAAATTGCTAGATACAACCGACAACTAAAACTCATTGAGCAATATGCCGACTTACGTCGTGAATTGAAGGCAAAAGGCGATTACGAAGCGCTTCGTAAATTGCCACGCGACTCAAATCCAAATCGTTTGAAAAATCGTGACCGCATTGACGGACGCCCACACGCATACATGCGTAAATTCGGCGTTAGCCGAATCAACTTCCGTGACCTTGCTCACAAAGGACAACTTCCTGGCGTCAAAAAAGCCAGCTGGTAA
- a CDS encoding AzlD domain-containing protein has protein sequence MSVSSYVLVAILLGFVVSWVPRVAPFILVKYKGLPEIVIRFLKYLPVSILFALTFSSLFDVEIGHLPQVKDLEVLASLPTFYVALKSKNLLYAVITGIVSMAILRLIF, from the coding sequence ATGAGCGTTAGTAGTTATGTTTTGGTAGCCATTCTTTTAGGATTTGTTGTGTCGTGGGTTCCGCGAGTTGCCCCTTTTATCTTGGTAAAATATAAAGGCTTGCCCGAAATTGTCATTCGTTTTTTGAAATATTTGCCCGTTTCCATTTTATTTGCTTTGACGTTTTCAAGCCTTTTTGACGTTGAAATTGGGCATTTGCCACAAGTAAAGGACTTGGAAGTTCTAGCCAGTCTTCCCACTTTTTATGTCGCCTTAAAATCTAAAAATTTATTATATGCCGTCATTACAGGAATTGTTAGCATGGCGATTTTACGGTTAATATTTTAA
- a CDS encoding threonine aldolase family protein, producing MLHFENDYNKGIHPQLLQALVDSNQESLAGYGMDSYCAQAVEKIKEACHCPEAEIFFLSGGTQTNQVVIDSLLTSYEGVIAAETGHVSTHEAGAIEFTGHKVLTLPSHQGKIQAAELAAYVDNFYHDGNHDHMVFPGMVYISHPTEYGTLYTKEELTAISDVCRQYQLPLFIDGARLGYGLAAKETEVDLPTIAALSDVFYIGGTKMGAFIGEAVVFTKQNTPKHFVTTVKQHGALLAKGWLIGVQFDRFFTDNLYFEIGEHAIKMAEQLKDILREKGYRFYLESPTNQQFIIIENAKLATLGEVLAYSFWEKYDDTHTVIRLATSWSTTQEDIDKLREVL from the coding sequence ATGTTACATTTTGAAAATGATTATAATAAAGGAATTCATCCACAGCTACTCCAAGCGCTTGTGGATAGTAATCAAGAAAGTCTTGCTGGTTATGGCATGGATAGTTATTGTGCACAGGCTGTAGAAAAGATAAAAGAAGCTTGCCATTGCCCTGAAGCTGAAATCTTCTTTTTATCAGGTGGCACACAGACTAATCAAGTGGTTATCGATAGCTTGTTAACCTCTTACGAAGGTGTCATCGCTGCTGAAACGGGGCATGTTAGCACTCATGAAGCTGGTGCTATTGAATTTACAGGACACAAGGTGCTAACACTTCCTTCTCATCAAGGAAAAATTCAGGCGGCTGAGCTTGCTGCTTATGTGGATAACTTTTATCATGATGGCAACCATGACCATATGGTTTTTCCAGGGATGGTTTACATTTCTCACCCAACTGAATATGGCACGCTCTACACCAAGGAAGAATTGACCGCCATTTCAGATGTTTGTCGTCAATATCAATTGCCACTCTTTATTGATGGCGCACGTTTAGGATATGGTTTGGCAGCTAAGGAGACAGAGGTCGATTTGCCAACTATTGCTGCATTGTCAGACGTCTTTTATATTGGTGGTACTAAAATGGGAGCCTTTATTGGTGAAGCCGTCGTGTTTACAAAACAAAATACACCAAAACATTTTGTGACAACAGTCAAGCAGCATGGAGCACTTTTGGCAAAAGGTTGGCTGATTGGTGTGCAATTTGACCGTTTCTTTACGGATAATCTTTATTTTGAAATTGGTGAGCACGCTATTAAAATGGCAGAGCAGTTAAAAGACATTTTACGTGAAAAAGGCTATCGTTTCTATCTGGAATCACCAACAAATCAACAATTTATCATTATTGAAAATGCTAAATTAGCCACTTTAGGTGAAGTCCTTGCTTATAGCTTCTGGGAAAAATATGACGATACTCATACGGTTATTCGTTTGGCAACAAGCTGGTCAACAACGCAAGAAGATATTGATAAATTACGAGAGGTTTTATAG
- a CDS encoding NAD(P)/FAD-dependent oxidoreductase — translation MNTYDTIIIGGGPAGMMAAISSSYYGNQTLLIEKNKRLGKKLAGTGGGRCNVTNNGTIDDLMEGIPGNGRFLYSVFSQFDNHDIIRFFEENGVALKVEDHGRVFPKTDKSKTIIDALAHKINELGGTVLTNTEVVSVKKIDNLFHVKSATDEFICGKLIVTTGGKAYPSTGSTGFGYEIARHFKLNLTELEAAESPLLTDFPHKELQGISLDDVCLSYQKHHITHDLLFTHFGLSGPAALRLSSFIKGGEIITLDLIPKLSTEELHTFLAEQREKSLKNALKVILPERLASFLAQSFPEKVKQLTPQQEKELVDNIKELPIKVTGKMSLAKSFVTKGGVNLKEINPKTLESKQVPGLYFAGEVLDINAHTGGFNITVALCTGWVAGSLHY, via the coding sequence ATGAATACATACGATACAATTATCATTGGCGGCGGTCCCGCTGGTATGATGGCTGCCATTTCAAGCAGTTATTATGGCAACCAAACATTACTTATCGAAAAAAATAAACGACTCGGCAAAAAACTAGCTGGAACGGGTGGTGGACGTTGTAACGTCACTAATAATGGTACCATTGATGACCTCATGGAAGGCATTCCTGGAAATGGACGCTTTCTTTACAGTGTCTTTTCACAATTTGACAACCACGACATTATCCGATTTTTTGAAGAAAATGGCGTTGCTTTAAAAGTTGAGGACCATGGGCGTGTGTTCCCAAAAACTGATAAATCAAAAACGATTATTGATGCTCTTGCCCATAAAATCAATGAACTCGGTGGCACCGTTTTAACCAATACTGAAGTTGTTTCTGTCAAGAAAATCGACAACCTTTTCCACGTCAAATCTGCGACAGATGAGTTCATCTGTGGAAAACTCATTGTCACAACAGGTGGTAAAGCCTATCCTTCCACAGGGTCAACAGGTTTTGGTTATGAGATTGCCAGGCATTTTAAACTCAATCTTACAGAACTTGAAGCGGCTGAAAGTCCATTATTAACAGATTTTCCACATAAGGAACTTCAAGGAATCTCTCTTGATGATGTTTGTTTGAGCTATCAAAAACACCATATTACACATGATTTGCTCTTTACGCATTTTGGTTTGTCTGGACCTGCCGCACTACGCCTATCAAGTTTTATCAAGGGTGGCGAAATCATTACACTTGACCTTATCCCCAAACTATCCACAGAAGAGCTACACACATTTTTAGCGGAGCAGCGTGAGAAATCCCTCAAAAATGCTCTTAAAGTGATTCTTCCAGAACGATTAGCAAGCTTTTTAGCACAGTCATTTCCCGAAAAAGTCAAACAACTAACGCCACAACAAGAAAAAGAACTTGTGGATAACATCAAAGAGCTGCCGATTAAAGTAACTGGAAAAATGTCACTGGCAAAATCTTTTGTGACTAAAGGTGGCGTTAATTTGAAAGAAATTAATCCCAAAACCCTTGAAAGTAAGCAAGTCCCAGGACTTTATTTTGCTGGTGAAGTGCTTGATATTAATGCCCACACAGGTGGTTTTAACATCACTGTGGCGTTATGCACAGGCTGGGTCGCTGGAAGTTTACATTATTAA
- the pstB gene encoding phosphate ABC transporter ATP-binding protein PstB, which yields MSKLIIDNLDLYYGEFHALKSIHLEIPANEITAFIGPSGCGKSTLLKSLNRMNDLVKDCRITGKVLLDGEDIYCDLDINKLRKKVGMVFQKPNPFPMSIYDNIAFGPRTHGIHAKTELDEIVERSLKQAAIWDEVKDRLSKSAMGLSGGQQQRLCIARALAIEPDVLLMDEPTSALDPISTSKIEDLVIELKKKYSIVMVTHNMQQAVRISDKTAFFLMGEVVEFNKTSQLFSLPQDERTENYITGRFG from the coding sequence ATGAGTAAACTAATTATTGATAACTTGGATTTATATTATGGGGAATTTCATGCTTTGAAATCGATTCATTTAGAAATTCCAGCAAATGAGATTACAGCTTTTATAGGTCCTTCGGGATGTGGTAAATCCACACTTTTAAAGAGCCTTAATCGAATGAATGACTTGGTCAAAGATTGTCGTATTACAGGAAAAGTGCTTTTGGATGGTGAAGATATTTACTGTGATTTAGATATTAATAAGCTTCGTAAAAAAGTTGGAATGGTCTTCCAAAAACCGAATCCGTTTCCGATGAGCATTTATGATAATATTGCCTTTGGACCAAGAACGCATGGAATCCATGCTAAAACGGAGTTAGATGAGATTGTTGAACGTTCTCTGAAACAAGCGGCTATTTGGGATGAGGTGAAGGATAGGTTAAGCAAATCTGCAATGGGGTTATCGGGGGGACAACAGCAGCGACTTTGTATTGCGCGTGCATTGGCTATTGAGCCTGATGTTCTTCTAATGGATGAACCAACAAGTGCCTTAGACCCTATATCAACGTCAAAAATTGAAGATTTGGTTATTGAGTTGAAAAAGAAATATAGCATTGTTATGGTTACTCACAATATGCAACAAGCTGTTAGAATTTCAGATAAAACAGCATTCTTTTTAATGGGGGAAGTTGTTGAGTTTAATAAAACTAGTCAGTTATTTTCACTTCCTCAGGATGAGAGAACAGAAAATTATATTACAGGGAGATTTGGATGA
- a CDS encoding YbaB/EbfC family nucleoid-associated protein, producing MMNMQNMMRQAQKLQKQMEKKQSELASTTFTGKSAQDLVVVEFTGDKKLVNITFKDAIVDPDDVETLQDMTTQAINDALSQIDDATQKTLGAFAGKLPF from the coding sequence ATGATGAATATGCAAAATATGATGCGTCAAGCTCAAAAACTCCAAAAACAAATGGAGAAAAAACAATCTGAACTTGCTAGTACAACTTTCACTGGAAAATCAGCTCAAGATTTAGTTGTTGTTGAGTTTACAGGTGATAAAAAATTAGTGAACATCACTTTTAAAGATGCCATTGTTGACCCAGATGATGTTGAAACACTTCAAGACATGACAACACAAGCTATCAACGATGCACTTTCTCAAATCGATGATGCCACACAAAAAACACTAGGCGCATTTGCAGGAAAATTACCATTTTAA
- a CDS encoding GNAT family N-acetyltransferase, translating to MRISIFEPKFNQAVIDLILTIQQEEFSLPISLTEQPDLLDIENSYQKQGGQFWVAINERKEVLGCIGLVALEQDNVALKKMFVSKNYRKAGLGKELLKAFVAYCQKEQKKAIFLGTTTDFEAAQHFYRKFGFQAIESSNLPADFPRLAVDNRFYTYIIN from the coding sequence ATGCGGATATCTATTTTTGAACCAAAGTTTAATCAGGCGGTGATAGACTTGATACTAACTATCCAGCAAGAAGAATTTTCGCTTCCTATTTCCTTAACGGAACAACCTGATTTATTGGACATTGAAAATTCTTATCAAAAACAAGGTGGTCAATTCTGGGTAGCTATCAATGAGAGGAAAGAAGTGCTAGGGTGTATTGGCTTAGTGGCTCTTGAACAAGACAATGTCGCTTTAAAGAAAATGTTTGTAAGTAAAAATTACAGAAAAGCAGGTTTAGGAAAAGAATTATTGAAGGCTTTTGTAGCTTATTGCCAAAAAGAGCAGAAGAAGGCTATTTTTCTTGGAACAACAACAGATTTTGAGGCTGCTCAGCACTTTTACCGAAAATTTGGTTTTCAAGCAATTGAATCGTCAAATTTACCTGCTGATTTTCCACGTTTAGCTGTGGATAATCGTTTCTATACTTATATTATTAACTAA
- a CDS encoding substrate-binding domain-containing protein encodes MKKWKMLMLLAFVGVGVVLTACSKSNSSESKQISVVSREEGSGTRGAFIDLFGLEEKNSSGDTVDLTTANAIVTNSTSVTLTTVAGDDLAIGYASLGSLNDSVKVLKIDGTKASVETIKDGSYKISRPFNIVTKEDISKAAKDFINFILSSDGQAIVEENGYIPLDNVDTYQASVTSGKVVISGSSSVTPVMEKLKEAYTKVNSGVTIEIQQSDSSTGITDTIDGTSDIGMASRELEDSEIAQGVNSTVIAMDGIAVIVNKNNTIDNLTSEQVKSIFSGEITTWKELSD; translated from the coding sequence ATGAAAAAATGGAAAATGCTAATGTTACTTGCATTTGTTGGAGTGGGAGTTGTTTTGACAGCTTGTAGTAAGTCAAATTCATCAGAATCCAAACAAATCAGTGTTGTTTCTCGTGAGGAAGGTTCAGGAACACGTGGTGCTTTTATAGATTTATTTGGGTTAGAGGAAAAGAATAGTAGTGGTGATACTGTTGATTTAACAACTGCGAATGCCATCGTGACTAACTCAACATCAGTAACTCTAACAACTGTTGCAGGAGACGATTTAGCAATCGGTTATGCCTCTTTAGGTTCTTTAAATGATAGTGTTAAAGTTTTAAAAATTGATGGCACAAAAGCTAGTGTAGAAACCATAAAGGATGGTTCTTATAAAATCTCACGTCCGTTTAATATTGTGACCAAAGAAGATATTAGTAAGGCTGCGAAAGATTTTATCAATTTCATTTTAAGTAGTGATGGGCAAGCCATTGTTGAAGAAAATGGTTACATTCCCTTAGACAATGTGGATACGTATCAAGCGAGTGTTACTTCTGGAAAAGTTGTTATTTCGGGTTCAAGTTCGGTGACACCTGTTATGGAAAAATTAAAAGAAGCCTATACGAAGGTGAACTCTGGTGTTACTATTGAAATTCAACAAAGCGATTCTTCAACGGGAATTACGGACACGATTGATGGAACATCAGATATCGGAATGGCTTCACGAGAACTAGAAGATAGCGAGATAGCACAAGGTGTTAACTCAACGGTTATTGCTATGGATGGTATTGCAGTTATTGTCAATAAAAATAATACGATAGATAATCTTACGAGTGAACAAGTCAAGAGTATTTTCTCTGGTGAGATCACAACTTGGAAAGAACTATCTGATTAA
- a CDS encoding MarR family winged helix-turn-helix transcriptional regulator — MFDIIRTIGAVTRTIQIDSNNHFKELGLNNNLFIYIIRVCEKPGMFLGELADNVQIDRTTAFRTIKKLATLGYFELKKDAVNQKIKRVYPTEKAKDIYPQLHEYEQKQSDFLLSNLSTEEIAQLKQLMAKLKY, encoded by the coding sequence ATGTTTGATATTATTCGTACTATTGGTGCTGTCACGCGCACCATTCAAATTGACTCTAATAATCATTTTAAAGAACTTGGACTAAATAACAATCTATTCATCTATATTATTCGTGTCTGTGAAAAACCTGGAATGTTTTTGGGCGAGTTGGCAGACAATGTCCAAATTGACCGTACAACTGCCTTTAGAACGATAAAAAAATTAGCTACGCTCGGCTATTTTGAATTAAAGAAAGATGCTGTTAACCAGAAAATCAAACGTGTTTATCCAACAGAAAAAGCCAAGGACATTTATCCACAGCTTCACGAATATGAACAAAAGCAATCTGATTTTCTTTTATCAAACTTATCCACAGAAGAAATTGCTCAACTCAAACAATTAATGGCAAAATTAAAATATTAA
- the pstC gene encoding phosphate ABC transporter permease subunit PstC, giving the protein MNHKSEKVMQAVFFLTACISIVSVLLICIFLFSNGLPAIKEIGIIKFLFGEVWRPSSNEFGILPMIVGSLYVTLGALVIGVPIGILTAVFMAYFCPNKLYKPLKAGINLMAGIPSVVYGFFGLVVLVPFVRDYIGGYGMGVLTAAILLGIMILPTIVSVSETAIRAVPHHYYEGGLALGASHERSIFFVVLPAAKRGLLAAIILGLGRAVGETMAVIMVAGNQAILPKALTSGVRTLTTNIVMEMGYSTGLHREALIGTAVVLFIFVLIINICFSLLHKEE; this is encoded by the coding sequence ATGAATCATAAAAGCGAAAAAGTAATGCAAGCGGTATTTTTCCTTACCGCCTGTATTTCCATTGTTTCAGTTTTACTTATTTGTATTTTTCTATTTTCAAATGGACTGCCTGCGATTAAGGAAATAGGTATTATAAAGTTTCTATTTGGGGAGGTTTGGCGTCCATCTAGTAATGAGTTTGGGATATTGCCAATGATAGTAGGCTCACTTTATGTGACGTTGGGCGCTCTAGTCATTGGTGTTCCAATTGGAATTTTGACTGCGGTGTTTATGGCATATTTTTGTCCCAATAAGCTATATAAGCCATTGAAGGCAGGTATTAATTTAATGGCAGGTATTCCTTCAGTTGTGTATGGCTTCTTTGGTCTAGTAGTTTTGGTTCCCTTTGTTCGTGATTATATCGGTGGTTATGGTATGGGAGTTCTAACAGCAGCCATTCTTCTAGGAATTATGATTTTACCGACAATCGTTAGTGTTTCTGAGACGGCTATTCGTGCTGTCCCTCATCACTACTATGAGGGAGGTTTGGCTTTAGGGGCTTCACATGAGAGAAGTATCTTTTTTGTTGTTTTACCTGCTGCTAAGAGAGGCCTTTTAGCAGCAATAATTCTTGGACTTGGGCGTGCTGTTGGAGAAACCATGGCAGTTATTATGGTAGCAGGTAATCAAGCTATATTGCCGAAGGCATTAACATCAGGGGTGAGAACTTTAACGACTAATATTGTTATGGAAATGGGTTATTCAACGGGGCTTCATAGAGAGGCACTTATTGGTACAGCTGTTGTTCTATTTATTTTTGTACTCATTATCAATATCTGTTTCTCCCTACTGCATAAAGAGGAATAA